A genomic stretch from Corynebacterium kutscheri includes:
- a CDS encoding cobalt-precorrin-6A reductase, which produces MRALILGGTGEARKVAALLIERGWQVTSSLAGRVANPKLPVGEVRIGGFGGAAGLATWLRTNNVDLVIDATHPFAERISLSASEATRATGIPLIALHRPTWEKNPQDRWVEVADMTEAARLVAQRFHHIFLTIGRQQLASFAADPHNLYVIRTVEPPEVALPPRHRLIQSRGPFDVAAEKKLMRDNQIDAVVTKNSGGALTTAKLIAARELGITVVMVQRPILPQCSAIAHTPEEVLNYLT; this is translated from the coding sequence GTGCGCGCATTAATTCTTGGTGGAACTGGAGAGGCACGAAAAGTAGCCGCATTACTTATTGAACGCGGCTGGCAGGTTACTAGTTCACTTGCTGGGCGGGTGGCTAATCCAAAGCTACCTGTAGGCGAGGTACGTATCGGTGGTTTTGGTGGGGCAGCTGGTTTAGCGACGTGGTTGCGCACTAATAATGTCGATCTTGTTATTGATGCTACTCATCCTTTCGCAGAAAGAATCTCTTTATCAGCTTCGGAGGCAACCCGTGCTACTGGTATTCCATTGATCGCATTACACCGACCTACATGGGAGAAAAATCCTCAAGATCGTTGGGTTGAGGTAGCCGATATGACTGAGGCTGCTCGGTTAGTGGCACAGCGTTTTCACCATATCTTTTTAACCATTGGTCGCCAGCAACTAGCATCTTTTGCTGCTGACCCGCATAATCTCTATGTGATTCGTACTGTAGAGCCACCTGAGGTGGCGTTACCACCTCGTCATAGACTTATTCAATCACGTGGCCCTTTTGATGTTGCAGCAGAGAAAAAACTCATGCGAGACAATCAAATTGATGCGGTAGTAACAAAGAATTCCGGTGGTGCATTAACTACGGCCAAGCTTATTGCTGCTCGTGAGTTGGGTATCACAGTGGTTATGGTTCAACGACCAATATTGCCTCAGTGTTCGGCAATAGCACATACTCCGGAAGAAGTTTTAAACTATCTCACATAG
- a CDS encoding M24 family metallopeptidase, with product MTNFFSTQVYLDRIHRVQMLAQEKGLSGLIIGSGAQLIYLTGSRISTHERLLALVIPAHGTPTLVLPAVDRGDIAKSPLAQLGFDIITWEDGENPHHIAITALALSPTTTTPEIALGSELSADHVLALMALLPHASFSLATSVLAELFIAKDSPEIADLRFAGEAIDRVHAQVPELLRAGRTEKEVAKDLEQLILREHKTVDFVIVGSAENGANPHHDFSDRVLTVGDMVVVDIGGTTALGYHSDCTRTYIVGGLESANPDALAMYEVLFQAQKEAVQAVRPGVTAHYIDNVARQAITQAGYGEYFIHRTGHGIGLSTHEEPFIMAGNDLVLSPGMAFSIEPGIYIPHQYGARIEDIVVVTDTACELLNNQPRILR from the coding sequence ATGACAAATTTTTTTTCCACCCAGGTGTACCTTGACCGTATCCACCGGGTGCAAATGCTTGCCCAAGAAAAAGGACTCAGTGGGCTTATTATTGGCTCTGGCGCACAGCTGATTTATCTCACCGGATCACGTATCTCCACCCATGAGCGTCTATTAGCTTTAGTTATTCCAGCTCACGGCACACCCACATTAGTACTACCAGCAGTTGATCGCGGAGATATCGCTAAGTCACCACTTGCTCAACTTGGTTTTGATATTATTACCTGGGAAGATGGCGAAAACCCGCACCATATTGCCATAACAGCTTTAGCACTTTCTCCTACTACAACAACCCCCGAAATTGCCCTAGGGTCAGAGCTTAGCGCAGATCATGTACTAGCACTTATGGCTCTACTTCCTCATGCTTCATTTAGTTTAGCTACCTCTGTCTTAGCCGAGCTTTTTATCGCCAAAGACAGCCCAGAAATAGCAGATTTACGCTTCGCCGGTGAAGCTATCGATCGCGTGCATGCACAAGTACCTGAGCTATTACGCGCCGGGCGCACGGAAAAAGAGGTAGCGAAAGATCTTGAGCAGCTTATTCTTCGTGAGCATAAGACAGTAGATTTTGTGATTGTGGGCTCAGCAGAAAATGGAGCCAATCCGCATCATGATTTTTCTGATCGAGTGTTAACAGTAGGGGATATGGTTGTTGTCGATATCGGTGGAACCACCGCATTGGGCTATCACTCAGATTGCACCCGTACTTATATTGTCGGTGGATTAGAATCTGCTAACCCAGATGCATTGGCTATGTATGAAGTGCTCTTCCAAGCACAAAAAGAGGCTGTCCAAGCGGTGCGTCCTGGGGTTACGGCACACTATATTGACAATGTTGCACGCCAAGCAATTACTCAAGCTGGATATGGCGAGTATTTTATCCACCGTACCGGCCATGGGATTGGTTTAAGCACACATGAGGAGCCTTTTATTATGGCCGGTAATGATCTCGTGCTTAGCCCTGGTATGGCTTTTTCTATTGAACCAGGTATTTATATTCCTCATCAGTATGGTGCCCGGATTGAGGATATTGTGGTGGTCACAGATACTGCCTGCGAGCTTCTCAACAATCAACCTCGTATCTTGCGTTAA
- a CDS encoding precorrin-8X methylmutase, with protein MSFDYITDGREIYRRSFKMIREESDLSAFDDLQSQVAVRMIHAAGQTDLARDIEFSAHAVPAAREALKAGKPIITDVNMVRSGITRSRLPYNNEVLCFLHDERVPALARRIGTTRTAAAVELWQPHLDDAVVAIGNAPTALFHLLQWLEDHPDAPRPSVILGIPVGFIGAAESKQAVAEHAQRLGTQFITVHGRRGGSAITCAAINALATEKEIL; from the coding sequence TTGAGTTTTGACTACATTACCGATGGTCGAGAGATCTATCGTCGTAGCTTTAAGATGATCAGAGAAGAATCTGATCTCAGCGCTTTTGACGATTTGCAATCTCAGGTAGCAGTGCGCATGATTCACGCCGCTGGGCAGACAGATCTCGCCCGTGACATAGAATTTAGCGCCCATGCTGTCCCGGCTGCTCGGGAAGCACTTAAAGCTGGAAAACCAATTATTACTGACGTGAATATGGTTCGCTCTGGTATTACGCGCTCTCGATTGCCGTATAACAATGAGGTACTGTGCTTTCTCCACGATGAGCGAGTACCTGCGTTAGCTCGACGCATTGGCACTACTCGTACTGCTGCTGCAGTGGAACTATGGCAGCCGCATCTTGATGATGCCGTAGTTGCCATCGGTAATGCGCCTACTGCTCTATTCCACTTATTGCAGTGGCTTGAGGATCACCCAGATGCACCGAGACCATCGGTGATCCTGGGGATCCCAGTAGGTTTTATTGGCGCTGCCGAATCAAAACAGGCGGTTGCTGAACATGCGCAACGCTTAGGCACGCAATTTATTACCGTTCATGGCCGGCGTGGTGGTTCTGCTATTACTTGTGCGGCTATTAACGCTTTGGCAACGGAAAAGGAAATTCTCTAA
- the cobM gene encoding precorrin-4 C(11)-methyltransferase — MTVYFIGAGPGAADLLTLRADALIRSCPVCLYAGSIVPESVLANTPDGAEVINTARMPLDEIMKVIVRANAEGKDVARLQSGDPSIYSALAEQIRRLSEAGINYEIVPGVASFSAAAAVLGHELTVPTIGQSIILTRVSGRASAMPAGEDLPTLGKSKATLCIHLAAHDIDRVVAELIPNYGKNCPVAVVAFASRPEEITLRGTLSDIAAKMKQEGITRTAIIIVGRVLSAEGFPDSFLYSDDRPRDEHGRTIPCAH; from the coding sequence ATGACCGTTTATTTTATTGGTGCTGGTCCTGGTGCCGCCGATCTGCTTACTCTTCGTGCCGATGCGCTTATTCGATCTTGTCCGGTATGTCTTTATGCTGGATCGATTGTCCCAGAGTCGGTTTTAGCTAATACCCCTGATGGTGCAGAGGTAATTAATACTGCTCGTATGCCGCTTGATGAAATTATGAAAGTCATTGTTCGAGCTAACGCTGAAGGTAAAGATGTTGCTCGCTTACAATCAGGCGATCCATCAATTTATTCTGCTCTTGCAGAACAAATTAGACGGCTTAGCGAAGCTGGTATCAACTACGAGATTGTTCCGGGCGTGGCTTCTTTTAGTGCGGCAGCTGCAGTGCTTGGTCATGAGCTTACGGTGCCCACAATTGGACAGTCTATTATTTTAACCCGTGTTTCTGGTCGTGCTTCAGCTATGCCAGCAGGTGAGGATCTACCAACTTTAGGAAAATCTAAGGCTACTTTGTGCATCCATCTGGCAGCTCATGATATTGATCGAGTTGTGGCGGAGTTGATTCCTAATTATGGCAAAAATTGCCCAGTAGCTGTTGTTGCTTTTGCTAGTCGTCCAGAAGAGATTACTCTTCGAGGAACATTGTCTGATATTGCTGCCAAAATGAAACAGGAAGGCATTACTCGTACTGCCATTATTATTGTTGGTCGAGTACTAAGCGCTGAAGGTTTCCCAGATTCTTTCCTCTATTCTGATGATCGTCCACGTGATGAGCACGGAAGGACAATCCCGTGCGCGCATTAA
- a CDS encoding DEAD/DEAH box helicase, which yields MTVEPIIIEGVDISNCPHLQNFRSTLGFKLDAFQLQGCVSVERGRGVLVCAPTGAGKTIVGEFAVSLALSKGNKCFYTTPIKALSNQKYHDLIAVYGFDRVGLLTGDVSINAAADVVVMTTEVLRNMIYADSPTLDRLSHVVMDEIHFLADRSRGAVWEEVILNLDESVSVVGLSATVSNSEEFGRWLSTVRGDTDVVVTDRRPVPLDQWMLVGRRMHELFDAVGSTDVNPRLSAHIDRIEGAQPREGSHQGFGIQRSGRPRQQDKYRPISRPEMIELLAEHTMLPAIDFIFSRAGCDAALYQCLNSQLVLTTEQESTTIAEIIEAGIVDIPEEDLKLLGYRQWRQALMRGFATHHAGMLPAFRHIVEKLFTLGLLRVVFATETLALGINMPARTVVLEKLVKYNGEAHVALTPGQYTQLTGRAGRRGIDTIGNAVVLWAPATDPEAVAGLASTRTYPLISTFAPGYNMSVNLLKTIGFSPAHRMLEKSFAQFQADGSIVDEVREIERAEAKEKELTAQLNQLIGSDEAVAEFLDYVQLRRELSQAEKKLRKHLIEEREIEVRRVLSKLQLGDVVALPGKKRPLLAVVVQPADNAHTPKPWFIMESGWSGRITSDALGIAPIVVGHMRLPRKVIASPRRNTRVVSELFQRNNFARPKRMRHQPRVRPTKAITALREQLRAHPAHHWPGREELARVGEKLVRQRAITYALREKISAATDTLGRTFDRILALLAEMDYVEYTAESIPRITNEGERLALIHSECDLLVAQCLKRGIWDNLDPAELAGVASMCTFENRKETKGTASGATDNMLTAMNNTMRIWEEISVDEKRHRLPITPYPEAGFALAIHQWTAGAPLGYCLAAAAQSGAELTPGDFVRQCLQVIDLLEQIRKTAYTKDTAHNARRAIDAIKRGVVAVGY from the coding sequence ATGACTGTTGAGCCGATCATTATCGAAGGCGTAGATATTAGCAACTGCCCGCACCTGCAAAATTTTCGCAGTACTTTGGGCTTTAAGTTAGATGCCTTTCAGCTCCAAGGATGCGTATCGGTTGAACGTGGTCGTGGGGTTTTAGTCTGCGCACCAACTGGAGCGGGTAAAACGATTGTTGGTGAATTCGCAGTTTCGCTCGCTTTAAGCAAGGGCAATAAATGCTTTTATACCACTCCAATTAAAGCGCTCAGCAACCAGAAATATCACGATCTTATTGCCGTTTATGGTTTCGATCGGGTTGGTCTGCTTACTGGCGATGTCTCTATTAATGCAGCTGCTGATGTTGTTGTGATGACTACCGAAGTCTTGCGCAATATGATCTACGCTGATAGTCCTACACTTGATCGCCTGAGCCATGTAGTTATGGACGAAATCCATTTCCTTGCTGATCGCTCCCGCGGCGCAGTCTGGGAAGAGGTGATTCTTAACCTCGATGAATCAGTCTCTGTGGTTGGTCTTTCAGCTACGGTAAGCAATTCGGAAGAATTTGGTCGCTGGTTAAGTACCGTTCGCGGCGATACTGATGTGGTTGTCACCGATCGCCGTCCCGTACCACTTGATCAATGGATGCTTGTTGGTCGACGCATGCATGAGCTTTTCGACGCTGTGGGTTCAACAGATGTCAATCCTAGGTTGTCTGCTCACATAGACCGTATCGAAGGTGCCCAGCCACGCGAGGGCTCTCACCAAGGTTTTGGTATCCAACGCAGTGGCAGGCCACGCCAACAAGATAAATATCGTCCCATTTCTCGCCCAGAAATGATCGAGTTATTAGCCGAACACACCATGCTACCGGCTATCGACTTTATTTTTTCTCGTGCGGGCTGCGATGCCGCACTTTATCAGTGTTTAAATTCTCAATTAGTGCTCACCACAGAGCAGGAGAGCACGACTATCGCAGAGATTATTGAGGCTGGAATAGTAGATATTCCTGAAGAAGACCTAAAGCTACTTGGTTACCGGCAGTGGCGCCAAGCACTTATGCGTGGCTTCGCTACGCACCATGCTGGTATGCTGCCAGCATTTCGACATATCGTCGAAAAGCTTTTTACCCTGGGATTATTGCGAGTAGTCTTTGCTACCGAAACTCTTGCCTTAGGTATTAATATGCCGGCGCGCACCGTGGTACTTGAAAAGTTAGTGAAATATAACGGTGAAGCACATGTTGCACTTACTCCTGGTCAATACACTCAGTTAACTGGGCGTGCTGGTCGACGTGGTATTGATACCATTGGTAATGCAGTGGTGCTGTGGGCACCTGCTACCGATCCAGAGGCAGTTGCTGGTCTTGCTTCTACCCGTACCTATCCACTGATTTCGACTTTTGCTCCGGGCTATAATATGAGCGTTAATTTGCTTAAAACTATTGGTTTTTCGCCTGCTCATCGTATGTTGGAAAAGTCTTTTGCCCAGTTCCAAGCAGATGGTTCTATCGTCGATGAAGTGCGTGAGATTGAGCGTGCTGAAGCAAAAGAAAAAGAATTAACTGCGCAGCTCAACCAACTTATTGGTTCGGATGAAGCCGTAGCAGAATTTTTAGACTATGTTCAATTACGCCGTGAGCTAAGCCAAGCGGAAAAGAAACTACGTAAGCATCTTATCGAAGAACGTGAAATTGAAGTACGACGGGTACTTTCTAAGCTCCAATTAGGTGATGTAGTAGCGCTTCCGGGTAAAAAACGCCCACTATTAGCGGTAGTTGTTCAACCAGCTGATAATGCACACACACCAAAACCATGGTTCATTATGGAATCTGGTTGGTCAGGACGCATTACTAGTGATGCACTTGGAATTGCGCCCATAGTTGTTGGCCATATGCGCCTACCGCGCAAAGTTATTGCTTCACCACGAAGAAATACCCGTGTGGTTTCCGAATTATTCCAACGTAACAATTTTGCGCGCCCCAAACGCATGCGACACCAACCACGAGTACGACCTACTAAAGCTATTACTGCACTGCGCGAACAATTACGTGCTCATCCAGCACACCATTGGCCGGGTCGGGAAGAGCTCGCTCGGGTGGGTGAAAAACTTGTTCGCCAGCGGGCTATTACTTATGCCCTGCGAGAAAAAATCAGTGCCGCCACAGATACCTTAGGGCGTACTTTTGACCGTATTTTGGCATTACTTGCAGAAATGGATTACGTGGAATATACCGCCGAGTCAATCCCGCGTATTACTAATGAAGGCGAGCGGTTAGCTTTAATCCATAGTGAATGTGATCTACTAGTTGCCCAGTGTCTTAAGCGTGGTATTTGGGATAATCTTGACCCAGCTGAGTTAGCCGGCGTTGCAAGCATGTGCACTTTTGAAAACCGAAAAGAAACCAAAGGCACAGCCAGCGGAGCAACAGATAATATGCTTACCGCAATGAACAATACTATGCGTATCTGGGAAGAAATTAGTGTCGATGAAAAACGCCATCGTCTTCCTATTACGCCCTATCCCGAAGCAGGTTTCGCGCTTGCAATACACCAATGGACTGCTGGGGCACCACTAGGATATTGTCTTGCTGCAGCCGCCCAATCCGGTGCGGAACTCACCCCAGGCGATTTTGTACGTCAATGTCTACAAGTTATCGATCTACTAGAACAGATTCGCAAAACCGCTTATACCAAAGACACTGCACATAATGCCCGGCGTGCTATTGATGCCATTAAACGAGGCGTTGTTGCCGTGGGCTACTAA
- a CDS encoding bifunctional cobalt-precorrin-7 (C(5))-methyltransferase/cobalt-precorrin-6B (C(15))-methyltransferase, giving the protein MNNPARTDALHLAQGRDGEHKTQVSVVGIGAGGFAELGRSAQKVLLEAAVIIGSWRQLGLLPDHISGLRHPWPSPMLPSIPEIFANFQGQRIVVLGSGDPMFHGIGTTLRKVLPQLDFNVYPQPSSASLACARLGWALDRTPVESLVTNEVNTLLLRIQEGNRFLVLGRDENSPQQICDFLVTAGQPQAIIEVLNDLGGVDESYTQGTAAQPPSVVSSLNVIAISHLLPPTLSRVPGLNDDLFTNDGQLTKQHIRALTVSALRPKEGETLWDIGGGAGSIAIEFLRATQTSHAVCFEQEPSRQQRILDNALQLGVAHRLAVQASAPDNYTCVPDNPDVIFIGGGLTAPGVFDGAWQRLNDGGRLVANAVTIESEQKLIELRRQLGGSLSRFAMSHERGVGSFSAFQSAFPVTQWSIIKEANS; this is encoded by the coding sequence ATGAATAATCCTGCTCGTACAGATGCTCTCCACCTAGCGCAAGGCCGTGATGGTGAACATAAAACGCAGGTCAGTGTCGTTGGTATTGGCGCTGGTGGGTTTGCTGAGCTTGGCCGTAGCGCACAAAAAGTATTACTTGAAGCTGCGGTCATCATTGGTTCCTGGCGCCAATTGGGTCTTCTTCCCGATCATATTTCTGGATTACGTCATCCTTGGCCAAGTCCAATGCTGCCGTCTATCCCGGAGATTTTTGCTAATTTCCAAGGACAACGCATCGTTGTTTTAGGTTCTGGCGATCCTATGTTTCATGGTATTGGTACGACTTTGCGCAAAGTGTTACCGCAACTGGATTTTAATGTATATCCGCAACCGTCTAGTGCTTCTTTAGCCTGTGCGCGCTTGGGGTGGGCGTTAGATCGTACTCCAGTAGAAAGTTTGGTCACCAATGAAGTGAATACACTTTTACTACGGATTCAAGAAGGAAACCGCTTTTTGGTTCTTGGCCGTGATGAAAATTCACCGCAACAAATTTGCGATTTTTTGGTCACTGCTGGTCAGCCTCAGGCGATCATTGAGGTACTTAATGATCTTGGCGGAGTTGATGAATCCTATACCCAAGGCACTGCTGCACAACCACCATCAGTGGTGAGTTCGCTTAATGTCATTGCTATTTCACATCTTTTGCCACCAACGCTTAGCAGAGTTCCAGGGCTTAACGACGATCTATTTACTAACGACGGACAACTAACCAAGCAACATATTCGTGCTTTGACAGTGTCTGCGCTAAGGCCTAAGGAAGGTGAAACTCTTTGGGATATTGGTGGCGGTGCTGGTTCTATCGCCATAGAGTTTTTGCGAGCTACTCAAACAAGTCATGCGGTATGTTTTGAACAGGAACCTTCCCGCCAGCAACGTATCCTCGATAATGCATTGCAATTAGGGGTTGCTCATCGGTTAGCTGTACAGGCAAGTGCTCCCGACAATTACACCTGTGTACCAGATAATCCTGATGTCATTTTTATTGGCGGGGGACTGACTGCTCCTGGTGTATTTGATGGTGCCTGGCAGCGGCTTAACGATGGTGGACGATTAGTAGCTAATGCGGTAACCATCGAGTCGGAACAAAAACTTATCGAACTTCGTCGACAGTTAGGTGGAAGCCTGTCACGCTTTGCTATGTCTCATGAGCGTGGCGTCGGCAGTTTTAGTGCCTTTCAATCTGCTTTTCCCGTTACTCAGTGGTCAATTATTAAGGAAGCTAACTCATGA
- a CDS encoding trypsin-like serine protease — MEKKFVMPVIVNTMSQHVRLRGSRSRCSGVLLSPTLVMTARHFVRDNNDCMLSGRVDDGSLWRRYADKAVIHHLTTDIALIHLTAPVFGVTFNWRLATMSLLPGMKMRTIGWAGKPLTGRYIVYAPWFIGSNRKTIVRAAGVIYNRPVANYGDSGGPVLVGNNIVGIQSMIIDPGKINTGLAVVALTKAHHQELQWWADNY; from the coding sequence GTGGAAAAAAAATTTGTCATGCCGGTTATTGTAAACACTATGAGCCAACATGTTCGCCTACGCGGAAGCAGATCTCGGTGTAGCGGGGTGCTGCTTAGCCCAACATTGGTTATGACAGCGAGACATTTTGTGCGTGATAACAACGATTGTATGTTAAGCGGGCGAGTTGATGATGGTAGCTTATGGCGTCGATACGCAGATAAAGCGGTGATACATCATTTGACTACCGATATAGCCTTAATTCATCTCACTGCACCAGTTTTTGGGGTTACTTTTAATTGGCGACTAGCTACTATGTCGCTGCTACCAGGGATGAAAATGCGCACTATTGGGTGGGCAGGAAAACCGCTAACCGGCCGCTATATTGTGTATGCGCCATGGTTTATTGGTAGTAATAGGAAAACTATTGTGCGTGCAGCGGGAGTTATTTATAACCGACCAGTAGCGAACTATGGTGATTCTGGCGGACCAGTTTTAGTAGGAAATAATATTGTTGGTATTCAATCGATGATTATTGATCCTGGGAAAATAAATACCGGTTTAGCTGTGGTAGCTCTTACTAAAGCCCACCACCAGGAATTGCAATGGTGGGCAGATAATTATTAG
- a CDS encoding precorrin-3B synthase, whose protein sequence is MTYPFDQESQSCASSAVLIDNPDRSRGDICPGTLKLHQAEDGAVGRVRFPGGKISAQQWAIIADIAEEFGDKTIHITTRGNMQFRGVKDELGFADKVSAEGLLPSRAHDKIRNMIASPLSRELQPIIEEVDRTLLSDDIVAGLSGRTLFGFDAGDGTILAHRPDFGVIKNGEFWQLILGGELTTVLMNKEDIPQVLLHATRTWQLNRGQSWRVHENQPVRTQVEESVAETFATRRATAETPVPTPAIGERVIGWINNADGTVTLGGGLRFGFLTSQVARVLNAVGAQTTISPGASLVIHDLKAEEAEAVVKVLAPMGIIFDVDSPWLKVTACTGLPGCAKSHTNTQLDATNLVTSGKDINMLVHFSGCDRRCGHPLGAHTEYVATGDGEYEVNNR, encoded by the coding sequence ATGACTTATCCATTTGATCAAGAATCTCAATCATGCGCTAGCTCCGCAGTATTGATTGATAACCCAGACCGCAGTCGTGGTGATATTTGCCCCGGCACCTTAAAATTACACCAAGCTGAAGACGGTGCTGTAGGGCGCGTTCGCTTTCCTGGTGGCAAGATCAGTGCACAACAGTGGGCAATTATCGCCGATATTGCTGAAGAGTTTGGTGATAAAACTATCCACATCACCACTCGTGGCAATATGCAGTTCCGTGGGGTTAAAGACGAACTAGGCTTTGCTGACAAGGTCAGTGCCGAAGGACTTTTGCCATCACGTGCTCATGACAAGATCCGCAATATGATTGCTTCCCCATTAAGCCGTGAACTCCAGCCCATTATCGAAGAAGTCGATCGCACTTTACTTAGCGACGATATCGTAGCCGGTTTATCGGGGCGTACCCTTTTTGGCTTTGATGCTGGTGATGGCACTATCCTTGCCCACCGACCCGATTTCGGGGTAATCAAAAATGGTGAGTTTTGGCAGCTCATTCTTGGCGGCGAACTGACCACTGTCCTAATGAATAAAGAAGACATTCCACAGGTTCTATTGCATGCTACTCGTACCTGGCAACTTAACCGTGGGCAGAGCTGGCGGGTACATGAAAACCAACCAGTGCGTACCCAGGTCGAAGAGTCAGTAGCGGAAACTTTTGCTACTCGTCGTGCAACTGCAGAAACTCCAGTACCAACACCAGCCATAGGAGAACGTGTTATTGGTTGGATCAATAACGCAGACGGTACCGTTACCTTAGGTGGTGGCTTGCGCTTTGGATTCCTTACTTCCCAGGTCGCTCGGGTACTTAACGCTGTTGGCGCTCAAACGACCATTAGCCCAGGGGCATCTTTGGTTATCCATGACCTTAAAGCTGAAGAAGCTGAAGCAGTGGTTAAGGTTTTGGCACCAATGGGCATTATCTTTGACGTGGATTCCCCATGGCTTAAGGTCACTGCGTGCACTGGCCTACCAGGGTGTGCAAAATCGCACACTAATACCCAGCTTGATGCAACTAATTTAGTAACATCAGGCAAGGACATTAATATGCTGGTGCACTTTTCTGGCTGTGACCGCCGCTGCGGCCACCCACTAGGAGCTCACACTGAGTACGTAGCCACCGGCGACGGGGAATATGAGGTGAACAATCGTTGA
- the cobJ gene encoding precorrin-3B C(17)-methyltransferase: MNSTHRTQLIGIGVGPGDPELLTVKAVKAIERADVIAFHSRPQGSSTAQAIAQCYFRDDQIQEHLEYPVTTGHTDHPGGYAGAMAEFYLTAAEKLRTHLSAGKTVAVLALGDPMLYSSYQHLHRMLAEDFPAEIIPGIPSVTAAADSLGMPLAEDEEVLSIIPGTLDEAALIQHLSAADSAVVLKLGRTFEKVRKAMIAAGVAQRAFVVSRASMTNEQITPLLETDATQVPYFSVAVVPSLVAQHKTEDNAVPGEVVVIGLGPGSHKWTTAEALAELKTATDIVGYSTYVNRVPVRAGQRRHLSDNKVEAERAAMALDLAKAGRKVAVVSSGDPGVFAMAAAVLETADDPQWREVPVRIIPGMTAAQAVASRVGAPLGHDFGMISLSDRLKPFDIVEKRIRALAGADMAFAVYNPASKERRWQVARLRDIVAEYQAPTTPVIVARAVGSDQENVIVTTLADFDPEIVDMRTMIIIGATTTTTYTSPTNLATRVFTSRRYG; this comes from the coding sequence GTGAACTCAACACATAGGACACAGCTGATCGGAATTGGCGTTGGACCTGGTGATCCTGAGCTACTAACTGTTAAAGCAGTTAAAGCCATTGAACGTGCAGACGTTATTGCCTTCCACTCACGACCACAAGGCTCGTCAACAGCGCAGGCTATTGCGCAGTGTTATTTTCGTGATGATCAAATACAAGAGCACCTAGAATATCCGGTTACTACTGGCCACACTGATCATCCAGGCGGCTATGCCGGAGCAATGGCAGAATTTTATCTTACCGCTGCAGAAAAACTACGTACGCATCTTAGTGCTGGTAAAACCGTTGCTGTACTAGCACTAGGTGACCCCATGCTCTATAGCTCATATCAACACCTCCACCGTATGTTGGCGGAGGATTTCCCAGCCGAAATTATTCCTGGTATTCCTTCGGTGACTGCAGCTGCGGATAGCTTGGGCATGCCGCTAGCAGAAGACGAGGAAGTGCTAAGCATTATCCCCGGTACCTTGGATGAAGCGGCACTGATACAGCATCTTAGTGCTGCTGATAGTGCAGTCGTATTAAAACTTGGCCGCACTTTTGAAAAGGTACGGAAAGCCATGATTGCGGCTGGCGTTGCTCAACGCGCCTTTGTTGTCTCTCGTGCCAGTATGACTAACGAGCAGATCACTCCCCTGCTTGAAACCGATGCCACCCAAGTACCTTATTTTTCGGTGGCAGTTGTTCCTTCTTTGGTAGCCCAACATAAAACAGAAGATAATGCCGTACCAGGTGAAGTTGTTGTTATTGGTTTAGGCCCTGGCTCGCATAAATGGACAACAGCTGAAGCACTAGCTGAGCTAAAAACTGCCACAGATATCGTTGGCTATTCCACTTATGTTAATCGGGTTCCGGTGCGCGCCGGGCAGCGCAGACATCTTTCCGATAACAAGGTAGAAGCCGAACGCGCAGCTATGGCGCTTGACTTGGCGAAAGCAGGTCGCAAAGTAGCTGTCGTCTCTTCGGGTGATCCAGGAGTGTTTGCCATGGCGGCAGCGGTACTAGAAACAGCTGATGATCCGCAATGGCGAGAAGTTCCAGTACGTATTATTCCGGGTATGACTGCTGCCCAAGCAGTAGCTTCACGCGTTGGTGCACCATTAGGACATGATTTCGGCATGATCTCGTTATCAGATCGGCTTAAACCTTTTGATATCGTCGAAAAGCGTATTCGTGCTCTTGCCGGCGCTGATATGGCGTTTGCAGTTTATAATCCCGCTTCAAAAGAACGTCGCTGGCAGGTAGCACGTTTGCGTGATATTGTCGCGGAGTATCAAGCTCCTACTACCCCAGTGATTGTGGCTCGCGCGGTAGGTAGTGACCAAGAGAATGTCATTGTAACCACCTTGGCTGATTTTGATCCTGAGATTGTAGATATGCGCACAATGATTATTATTGGTGCAACAACCACGACTACGTATACATCGCCAACCAACTTAGCGACCCGCGTTTTTACTTCCCGCCGTTACGGTTAA